A single genomic interval of Streptomyces graminofaciens harbors:
- the smpB gene encoding SsrA-binding protein SmpB: protein MYVPKESQPKQGGGAGKAREGEKGGKRKIVAQNKKARHDYAIIDTFEAGLVLTGTEVKSLRQGRTSLTDGFVQIDRGEAWLHNAHIPEYNQGSWTNHSARRKRKLLLHREEIDKLESKAQETGHTIVPLALYFKDGRAKAEIALARGKKEYDKRQTLREQQDRRESDRAIAAAKRKQRA from the coding sequence ATGTACGTACCCAAGGAGTCCCAGCCCAAGCAGGGCGGAGGGGCCGGCAAGGCCAGGGAAGGCGAGAAGGGCGGCAAGCGCAAGATCGTCGCCCAGAACAAGAAGGCCCGGCACGACTACGCGATCATCGACACCTTCGAGGCCGGTCTGGTGCTCACCGGCACCGAGGTGAAGTCGCTGCGCCAGGGCCGGACCTCGCTGACCGACGGCTTCGTCCAGATCGACCGGGGCGAGGCGTGGCTGCACAACGCCCACATCCCCGAGTACAACCAGGGCAGCTGGACCAACCACTCCGCGCGCCGCAAGCGCAAGCTGCTGCTGCACCGTGAGGAGATCGACAAGCTGGAGTCCAAGGCCCAGGAGACGGGCCACACGATCGTGCCCCTCGCCCTGTACTTCAAGGACGGCCGCGCGAAGGCCGAGATCGCCCTCGCGCGAGGCAAGAAGGAGTACGACAAGCGCCAGACCCTGCGGGAGCAGCAGGACCGGCGGGAGTCGGACCGCGCCATCGCGGCGGCGAAGCGCAAGCAGCGGGCGTAG
- a CDS encoding S41 family peptidase, whose amino-acid sequence MPGRDLFSQPRRFGRGAALTLVFASVLAAGAATGSFEDPNRKTPSATGTSRATPAAQGEDVADAAAEAMAEGKSPLEAAEGAVSRSGDRWGAVYSEGEYEEFEEALDGEYTGVGLWARRDSDGRIEVSRVRAGSPAAEAGIRAGDLLLTVDGEKVDGRPVTDVVSLLRGDALDGKDKNAEDAGAGTTVVLGLRRGTHRWSETLRRARLTTDDVTVSKLTGGITVIRIAAFTKGSGDLVKAAVEQASKASGIILDLRGNSGGLVAEAVTSASAFLDGGLVATYDVNGEQQALHADPGGDTTRPLVTLVDGGTMSAAELLTGALQDRGRAVVVGSRTFGKGSVQLPSRLPDGSVAELTVGHYRTPSGHGVDGTGITPDLEADQQVLQRAETVLSGLGQ is encoded by the coding sequence ATGCCGGGCCGCGACCTGTTCTCCCAGCCCCGCCGCTTCGGCCGCGGGGCGGCCCTGACATTGGTCTTCGCGAGCGTCCTCGCGGCCGGTGCCGCGACCGGCTCCTTCGAGGACCCGAACCGGAAGACGCCCTCCGCCACGGGCACGTCCCGCGCCACCCCGGCCGCGCAGGGCGAGGACGTCGCCGACGCCGCCGCCGAGGCCATGGCCGAGGGCAAGTCCCCGCTGGAGGCCGCCGAAGGCGCGGTCAGCCGCAGCGGCGACCGCTGGGGCGCGGTCTACTCCGAGGGCGAGTACGAGGAGTTCGAGGAGGCGCTCGACGGCGAGTACACCGGCGTCGGCCTCTGGGCCCGCCGCGACAGCGACGGCCGGATCGAGGTGAGCCGGGTCCGCGCGGGCTCGCCCGCCGCCGAGGCCGGCATCCGCGCGGGCGACCTGCTGCTCACCGTCGACGGCGAGAAGGTCGACGGCCGCCCGGTCACGGACGTCGTCTCGTTACTCCGCGGCGACGCGCTCGACGGCAAGGACAAGAACGCCGAGGACGCGGGCGCCGGTACGACGGTGGTGCTCGGTCTGCGGCGCGGCACCCACCGGTGGAGCGAGACCCTGCGCCGGGCCCGGCTGACCACCGACGACGTCACCGTCAGCAAGCTCACCGGCGGGATCACCGTGATCAGGATCGCCGCCTTCACCAAGGGCTCCGGCGATCTCGTGAAGGCCGCCGTGGAGCAGGCCTCCAAGGCCTCCGGGATCATCCTCGACCTGCGCGGCAACTCCGGCGGACTGGTCGCCGAGGCCGTCACCTCCGCCTCCGCCTTCCTCGACGGCGGCCTCGTCGCCACCTACGACGTCAACGGCGAGCAGCAGGCCCTGCACGCCGACCCCGGCGGCGACACCACCAGGCCCCTCGTCACGCTGGTGGACGGCGGCACGATGAGCGCGGCCGAGCTGCTCACCGGGGCCCTCCAGGACCGTGGCCGCGCGGTGGTCGTGGGATCCCGCACCTTCGGCAAGGGCTCGGTGCAGCTGCCGAGCCGCCTCCCCGACGGCTCCGTCGCCGAACTGACCGTCGGCCACTACCGCACCCCCTCCGGCCACGGCGTCGACGGCACGGGCATCACCCCGGACCTGGAGGCCGACCAGCAGGTGCTCCAGCGCGCGGAGACGGTCCTCAGCGGACTGGGCCAGTGA
- the ftsX gene encoding permease-like cell division protein FtsX has protein sequence MRAQFVLSEIGVGLRRNLTMTFAVVISVALSLALFGGSLLMRDQVSSMKGYWYDKVQVSIFLCNKADAEADANCARGAVTTQQKAQIKNDLDKLSIVEHVYYESSDQAYKHYKEQFKDSPLAASLTPDQMQESYRIKLKDPEKYKVIDTAFSGRTGVQSVEDQRDVLENLFDLLGGMNVAALGVMGLMLIVALLLIVNTVRVSAFSRRREIGIMRLVGASGFYIQAPFIMEAAIAGLIGAGFAIALLVGGKYFLVDSWLAEQIPLVNFIGWDVVIAKLPLVLAIGLLMPGLAAFVALRKYLKV, from the coding sequence ATGCGCGCGCAGTTCGTCCTGTCGGAGATCGGTGTCGGTCTCCGCCGCAACCTCACGATGACCTTCGCGGTCGTCATCTCGGTGGCCCTCTCGCTCGCCCTCTTCGGCGGCTCCCTGCTGATGCGGGACCAGGTGAGCTCGATGAAGGGCTACTGGTACGACAAGGTCCAGGTGTCGATCTTCCTCTGCAACAAGGCGGACGCGGAGGCGGACGCCAACTGTGCCAGGGGCGCCGTCACGACCCAGCAGAAGGCGCAGATCAAGAACGACCTGGACAAGCTCTCCATCGTGGAGCACGTCTACTACGAGTCGTCGGACCAGGCCTACAAGCACTACAAGGAGCAGTTCAAGGACTCCCCGCTGGCGGCTTCCCTCACGCCGGACCAGATGCAGGAGTCGTACCGGATCAAGCTCAAGGACCCGGAGAAGTACAAGGTGATCGACACCGCGTTCTCCGGGCGGACCGGTGTGCAGTCGGTCGAGGACCAGCGGGACGTGCTGGAGAACCTGTTCGACCTGCTCGGCGGGATGAACGTCGCGGCCCTCGGTGTGATGGGGCTGATGCTGATCGTCGCGCTGCTGCTGATCGTCAACACCGTGCGTGTCTCGGCGTTCAGCCGCCGGCGGGAGATCGGCATCATGCGTCTCGTCGGCGCGTCCGGCTTCTACATCCAGGCGCCCTTCATCATGGAGGCCGCGATCGCGGGGCTGATCGGCGCGGGCTTCGCCATCGCGTTGCTCGTCGGCGGCAAGTACTTCCTGGTCGACTCCTGGCTCGCGGAACAGATCCCGCTGGTCAACTTCATCGGCTGGGACGTCGTGATCGCCAAGCTGCCGCTGGTGCTGGCGATCGGTCTGCTGATGCCGGGTCTCGCCGCTTTCGTTGCGTTGCGGAAGTATCTGAAGGTCTGA
- the ftsE gene encoding cell division ATP-binding protein FtsE gives MIRFDNVSKVYPKQTRPALRDVSLEVEKGEFVFLVGSSGSGKSTFLRLILREERCSQGQVHVLGKDLARLSNWKVPQMRRQLGTVFQDFRLLPNKTVGENVAFAQEVIGKSPGEIRKSVPQVLELVGLGGKEDRRPGELSGGEQQRVAIARAFVNRPKLLIADEPTGNLDPQTSVGIMKLLDRINRTGTTVVMATHDQNIVDQMRKRVIELEQGRLVRDQARGVYGYQH, from the coding sequence ATCCGATTCGACAACGTGTCCAAGGTCTACCCCAAGCAGACCCGCCCCGCACTCAGGGATGTGTCCCTGGAAGTGGAGAAGGGCGAGTTCGTGTTCCTCGTGGGGTCCTCCGGCTCCGGAAAGTCCACCTTCCTGCGGCTGATCCTCCGCGAGGAGCGGTGCAGTCAGGGGCAGGTGCACGTCCTGGGCAAGGACCTCGCGCGCCTCTCCAACTGGAAGGTGCCGCAGATGCGCCGCCAGCTGGGGACGGTGTTCCAGGACTTCCGGCTGCTGCCGAACAAGACTGTCGGCGAGAACGTCGCCTTCGCCCAGGAGGTCATCGGCAAGTCGCCCGGCGAGATCCGCAAGTCCGTGCCCCAGGTGCTGGAGCTGGTCGGCCTCGGCGGCAAGGAGGACCGGAGGCCGGGCGAGCTGTCCGGTGGTGAGCAGCAGCGTGTCGCCATCGCGCGGGCCTTCGTGAACCGGCCCAAGCTGCTGATCGCCGACGAGCCCACCGGCAACCTCGACCCGCAGACCTCCGTCGGCATCATGAAGCTGCTCGACCGCATCAACCGGACGGGCACCACCGTGGTGATGGCGACCCACGACCAGAACATCGTGGACCAGATGCGCAAGCGCGTCATCGAGCTGGAGCAGGGCCGTCTCGTCCGCGACCAGGCACGCGGCGTCTACGGCTACCAGCACTGA